Proteins encoded together in one bacterium window:
- a CDS encoding DUF1828 domain-containing protein, with amino-acid sequence MGFIEEINGKLNEAMKTAIALKQEGKNTYRLLTPFVFEDGDGFVAFIETINGKLRFTDHGNTLMHVSYDVDINSETRKKILNGILSTHDLTYYEGEILTEANYEDAGLAFWDFIQGLIRISDISLWKFERASSLFFEEFEEFMESRIKQKVPELLKGWHEPAIDESNLYEIPWLCRNGGKPLFVFPIQSTVQCDQAVKSCLKYEGGGYEFNSFAVYAEIEKVKDKSINQLMDLGAQSVSSFDSQRKDRAEKIILDRFISPLRSGVGAVK; translated from the coding sequence ATGGGATTCATAGAAGAAATAAATGGCAAACTAAATGAAGCCATGAAAACAGCAATCGCTCTTAAGCAAGAGGGTAAAAACACTTATCGCTTGTTAACACCCTTTGTTTTTGAGGATGGTGATGGATTCGTAGCTTTTATAGAAACAATTAACGGTAAGCTTCGTTTTACAGACCATGGGAATACATTAATGCATGTTTCATATGATGTTGATATCAATTCAGAAACGCGAAAGAAGATTCTTAATGGTATCCTTTCTACCCATGATTTAACTTATTATGAAGGGGAAATTCTAACAGAGGCAAATTATGAGGATGCTGGATTAGCCTTCTGGGATTTCATTCAAGGGTTAATTCGAATATCAGATATATCTCTATGGAAATTCGAAAGAGCTAGTTCGCTTTTCTTCGAAGAGTTTGAGGAATTTATGGAATCACGAATTAAACAAAAAGTCCCCGAATTGTTAAAAGGCTGGCACGAACCTGCTATAGACGAAAGTAACCTGTATGAAATACCATGGTTATGTAGGAATGGTGGGAAGCCATTATTCGTTTTTCCAATTCAATCAACAGTCCAGTGTGACCAAGCTGTTAAATCGTGTCTTAAGTATGAAGGTGGCGGTTACGAATTCAATTCGTTCGCAGTTTATGCAGAAATAGAGAAGGTAAAAGATAAATCGATAAATCAATTAATGGATTTAGGTGCGCAATCGGTTTCTAGTTTTGATTCTCAAAGAAAAGACCGTGCAGAAAAAATTATTCTTGACCGTTTTATTTCGCCCCTGCGCTCCGGCGTAGGTGCGGTTAAATAG
- a CDS encoding HEAT repeat domain-containing protein, whose translation MRRIISLIAFFLLVMVALAQDFTPDNFPPAIDEFSRAKIDSMLDFSGLTRTDAEFEKKWASDTLFQLKIVKRMLDKPFELPDTLDSWTRLALDNSEHPGNNIKWAFSLIDAKLSSKTISKFEKQIYRIAAKDRTGEEIAEPYRTAIRYLLASFDIASEHTERMMEKLPPASRDSLLYLLPTFWTDSEDTLDDSLSIYLLELVSSDFDTSNEVALDSLYEAMYNFSLEELGLATQAVILGVNMATKAMTETSKPVEMPTELITRWGKAIIGCNSTDIFEDAQIILDPGGDDIYNGLHAAGRVGSKPFGVVIDIAGNDFYDGRSEIFNQASGVFGVGYLRDIEGDDTYRCTHYGQGSGLFGAGILIDEAGDDNYSGGVFVQGAGNFGVGALIEGDGEDSYRSYCHAQAFAGPKGCGLLNDHGGSDQYFSGGKYSHAPLAPFDYHSFAQGFAIGWRPDVSGGVGFLFDKEGNDTYTTGVYGQGVSYWYSIAALIDNAGNDVYTSVWYPQGSGIHLSVGALIDRAGNDIYVSPQGPGQGSAHDYSVGFFSEYRGNDIYVIDGGNGTSLTNSFVLFLDRNGDDLYAKRRLTSSNWGYARGARGTGSMGLFLDIEGTDHYSDITLAGNNKRWFTGDIGFGMDISGEKFPDPVKELAEELAEEEPDSDRTIESIFNDASLWGVGSAKDKSDKAFQELLDSGQVSADYICEKQLDTKSSLRTRTIQRFCEKKPELIKPCLYATLHDNDNIRRRGSAIYFLGEIKDEEAVDSLLPFLKIKRTRIGTISALGKIKSKDAVPQIMKWATDKKQAVRYMVAKALASIEDERAIPTLLKALNDDYLTVRLAAQYGIVNMREQAFDVALEELDNLEKPAIYHILRVIQSSCKKFEADTTLEKVVIETRLSAARGAVLKLLDSNDPIIRGHAVKCLGSLGGKETIAEMRRRFELETDPFVRSMFEQALKNK comes from the coding sequence ATGAGACGGATTATTTCTTTAATTGCCTTTTTCCTTTTGGTTATGGTTGCGCTTGCTCAGGATTTTACACCCGATAATTTCCCTCCAGCCATAGATGAATTCTCGCGTGCGAAAATAGATTCCATGCTGGATTTCTCTGGTCTAACCCGCACTGACGCAGAATTCGAGAAAAAATGGGCCTCGGATACACTTTTCCAACTTAAGATAGTTAAACGTATGCTGGATAAGCCGTTCGAGTTGCCGGACACGCTCGATTCATGGACACGTCTCGCCCTAGATAATTCAGAACACCCCGGGAATAACATCAAATGGGCTTTCTCTCTTATCGATGCCAAATTATCGAGTAAAACGATCTCGAAATTTGAGAAGCAAATTTACAGAATTGCCGCTAAAGACAGAACTGGCGAGGAAATAGCTGAACCTTATCGCACAGCTATAAGATATTTACTAGCCTCTTTCGATATAGCCTCAGAACACACCGAACGCATGATGGAAAAGCTTCCTCCAGCTTCGCGCGATTCGCTTTTATATTTGCTACCGACATTCTGGACAGACAGCGAGGACACACTCGACGACAGCCTCAGCATCTACCTGCTAGAACTGGTTTCAAGCGATTTCGATACGAGTAATGAGGTTGCTCTGGATTCGCTGTATGAAGCGATGTATAATTTTTCTTTAGAGGAACTAGGCCTTGCAACTCAAGCAGTCATACTGGGCGTGAATATGGCAACTAAAGCAATGACAGAAACCTCTAAGCCAGTTGAAATGCCCACCGAGCTTATCACGCGTTGGGGCAAAGCAATAATTGGATGTAATTCTACTGACATATTCGAGGATGCTCAGATAATCCTCGATCCCGGTGGTGACGATATCTATAATGGCCTTCATGCAGCTGGTCGTGTTGGAAGCAAACCCTTCGGTGTGGTTATAGATATAGCAGGCAACGATTTCTACGACGGCCGTTCAGAGATTTTCAATCAGGCTTCAGGTGTTTTCGGAGTCGGGTATCTTCGTGACATCGAAGGTGATGATACATATAGATGCACTCATTACGGTCAGGGTTCCGGGCTTTTCGGCGCGGGTATTTTAATCGATGAAGCAGGCGATGATAATTACTCTGGTGGGGTCTTTGTTCAGGGCGCAGGGAACTTTGGTGTCGGCGCTTTGATCGAAGGCGACGGCGAGGATAGTTACCGTTCTTATTGCCACGCACAGGCCTTCGCCGGCCCAAAAGGATGTGGTCTTTTAAATGACCATGGCGGCTCAGACCAATATTTTTCCGGCGGAAAATACTCCCATGCGCCCCTCGCCCCTTTTGATTACCATTCCTTTGCTCAAGGATTCGCTATCGGTTGGCGACCTGATGTCTCCGGTGGCGTCGGCTTCCTTTTCGATAAGGAAGGGAACGACACATATACCACGGGCGTTTATGGCCAAGGGGTTAGCTACTGGTATTCCATCGCTGCACTTATTGATAACGCTGGCAACGATGTTTACACATCGGTCTGGTATCCTCAAGGCTCAGGGATTCACCTCTCAGTTGGTGCGCTTATTGACCGCGCTGGCAACGATATCTATGTTTCACCACAAGGCCCCGGTCAGGGATCTGCGCACGACTATTCCGTCGGCTTCTTCTCCGAATATCGCGGCAACGATATATATGTCATCGATGGCGGCAACGGCACCTCGCTTACCAATTCCTTCGTCCTTTTCCTCGACCGTAACGGCGACGACCTCTATGCCAAACGCCGCCTAACAAGCTCCAATTGGGGCTATGCACGCGGAGCACGCGGCACAGGAAGCATGGGCCTTTTCCTCGATATAGAGGGAACCGATCACTATTCAGACATCACTCTCGCTGGAAATAACAAGCGCTGGTTCACCGGTGATATCGGTTTCGGTATGGATATCTCTGGTGAAAAATTCCCCGACCCGGTGAAGGAACTGGCGGAAGAGCTTGCCGAGGAAGAACCCGATTCCGACCGCACAATTGAGAGTATTTTCAATGATGCATCCCTATGGGGAGTGGGTTCCGCTAAAGACAAATCCGACAAGGCTTTTCAGGAACTGCTCGATTCAGGACAAGTCTCGGCGGATTATATATGCGAAAAGCAGCTCGATACTAAATCCTCCTTACGCACTCGCACAATACAGCGTTTTTGCGAGAAAAAACCGGAACTTATAAAGCCTTGCCTATATGCCACACTTCACGACAATGATAACATCCGAAGACGCGGAAGCGCTATATACTTCCTCGGCGAAATTAAAGACGAAGAGGCGGTGGATTCGCTTCTTCCATTCTTGAAGATCAAGCGAACGCGTATAGGCACTATCTCAGCGCTTGGTAAGATCAAATCGAAGGATGCAGTCCCGCAGATTATGAAATGGGCGACGGACAAAAAGCAAGCTGTGCGCTATATGGTCGCCAAGGCTCTCGCCAGTATTGAAGACGAACGGGCGATTCCTACGCTTTTAAAAGCTCTGAACGACGATTACCTAACAGTGCGCCTAGCCGCACAATATGGTATTGTTAATATGCGCGAGCAGGCCTTCGATGTTGCACTCGAGGAACTTGACAATTTGGAAAAACCAGCAATTTATCATATACTGCGCGTTATTCAATCTTCATGTAAAAAATTCGAGGCTGATACAACGCTCGAAAAGGTTGTTATTGAAACAAGGCTCTCGGCAGCTCGAGGCGCTGTTTTAAAACTCCTCGATTCCAATGACCCAATAATTCGTGGACATGCAGTTAAATGCCTTGGATCATTAGGCGGCAAAGAGACAATTGCCGAGATGAGAAGGCGCTTCGAACTCGAAACCGATCCCTTTGTTCGCTCGATGTTCGAGCAGGCTTTAAAGAACAAATAA